The following are encoded in a window of Colius striatus isolate bColStr4 chromosome 25, bColStr4.1.hap1, whole genome shotgun sequence genomic DNA:
- the ANKLE1 gene encoding ankyrin repeat and LEM domain-containing protein 1 isoform X2, which produces MPRRPPRLRAPRGVPRDPPIPLGPCTTSQGEDVSSRDTEGTGSLDDTEILPRVPSQASLTPGTSSSPGSSPTVLLVPGDHGHPHDSPSDTWASPHATVSLRALEGGSEWQNPLSLGTHQPNWPQGSFSHLQAPQPPGSTAVEPGSPAVPFSPAAHSTRCPQEHLEDEQQGQLPFEQHSPGTEATSSPEDARLQAGWACSVPARPLSDEGLRRRLRALGHEPGPVTELTRRLYQRRLQELERGSRPRRAGHSPELVTALRTGCIPDCAQDELALAQQFDRPDPSRCWREGLAKSSFIYLLLDPRTTQNLPLRSHRLSPAKCFRTFVKSIFYVGKGTCGRPYCHLTQALSQHRAGTQRGCPKVRRILEIWVSGHGVVLVQCFQSSLAAEAYTRESCLVEALGLQTITNQRQGQCYGVAARWAAERRRRLGVHMLHRAMCIFLTEGERQLRPADIQGGR; this is translated from the exons ACACAGAAGGGACAGGCTCTTTGGATGACACCGAAATCCTCCCCAGGGTCCCCAGCCAAGCCAGCCTGACCCCAGGGACCAGCAGCTCCCCTGGCTCCAGCCCCACGGTGCTGCTGGTCCCTGGGGACCACGGCCACCCCCACGACTCCCCATCAGACACTTGGGCTTCCCCCCATGCCACTGTCAGCCTCAGGGCACTGGAGGGTGGCTCTGAGTGGCAGAACCCCTTGTCCTTGGGGACACACCAGCCCAACTGGCCCCAGGGAAGCTTCAGCCACCTCCAGGCCCCACAGCCACCAGGCAGCACCGCGGTGGAGCCGGGGAGCCCGGCTGTGCCATTCTCACCTGCCGCCCACAGCACCCGCTGCCCCCAGGAGCATCTTGAGGACGAGCAGCAGGGACAGCTGCCCTttgagcagcacagccctggcacagaggccaccagcagccctgaggaTGCCAGGCTCCAGGCTGGGTGGGCATGCTCAGTGCCAGCACGGCCCCTCTCTGATGAAGggctgcggcggcggctgcgggcgctGGGGCACGAGCCGGGGCCCGTCACGGAGCTCACGCGGCGGCTGTACCAGCGgcggctgcaggagctggagagggGCTCCCGGCCCAGGAGGGCAG GACACAGCCCCGAGCTGGTGACCGCGCTGCGCACTGGCTGCATCCCTGACTGTGCCCAGGACGAGCTGGCACTGGCCCAGCAGTTTGACCGCCCTGACCCGAGCcgctgctggagggaaggatTGGCCAAGTCCAGCTTCATCTACCTCCTCCTTGACCCCAG GACCACTCAGAACCTGCCTCTCCGCTCCCACCGCTTGAGCCCAGCCAAGTGCTTCAGGACCTTTGTCAAAAGCATCTTCTACGTGGGCAAGGGGACATGTGGCCGTCCCTACTGCCACCTCACCCAGGCACTGAGCCAGCACCGTGCCGGGACGCAGAGG GGCTGCCCCAAGGTGCGGCGCATCCTGGAGATCTGGGTGAGCGGGCACGGCGTGGTGTTGGTGCAGTGCTTccagagcagcctggcagcagaggCCTACACCAGGGAGAGCTGCCTGGTGGAGGCTCTGG GGCTGCAGACCATCACCAACCAGAGGCAGGGGCAGTGCTATGGGGTGGCAGCCAGGTGGGCAGCGGAGCGACGCCGGCGCCTGGGCGTCCACATGCTGCACAGGGCCATGTGCATCTTCCTGACCGAGGGCGAGCGGCAGCTCCGGCCAGCAGACATCCAGGGCGGGCGCTGA